GCGGGAATCTCCCTCCGAATGAGTATCGAACCCAGGACAACCTGTTCCGCTTCGGTAAATTCGATAAGCGGAATAGCTTGGGGCTGGGCTTGGGCCATTATTCGGCCCCCAGGCTATCAATATAGTGATCCAGGTCTTCGCGCCTAAAGAGCAGCTTCCCGCCATACCTCACCGGCTTCACTGGGAAAATTTTTCGGCTTAAGTCATTC
Above is a window of Desulfobaccales bacterium DNA encoding:
- a CDS encoding DnaB-like helicase N-terminal domain-containing protein — encoded protein: MAQAQPQAIPLIEFTEAEQVVLGSILIRREIPASTTDLKPEHFYRGAHGRIFQPGPDFADRADRG